The window ATgtgctttggagttatccagctttggtttgaagtttgggAGCACAACTATTCAGAGCAGAGCACTGGCAGAGTTGATTGCGGAGTGGATgccaacccctgatgaagaaGTACTGGAGACAGTCATTCCCGGCAAGgaagcgccccaagaatggattatgtactttggtgatgccttctccctacaaggtgcaggagctggcgTGCTTCTCATTGCTCCCACTGGGGAGCACCTTAAGTACGTCGTTCAAATGCATTTCCCCTGGGAGAAGGCTACCAACAATACTGCAGaatatgaagggctccttgccgggctcaggattgcaatAGAACTGGGAATCAAGAAGTTGATCATCCGCGGAGACTCgcaacttgtggtgagacaagtaaacaaggattaccaaagccaATTGATGAAGACATACGTCAAGGAAGTGAgaaagctggaggagcgcttcgaTGGATTACAAACAGAGCACGTGCCACGTGCGGAAAATAGCATTGCTGACCATCTGTCAAAGTGGGTTGCGAAAAAACtccctgtggaaccagggacttttgttctccatctgacTCAGCCCTCCATGTCCCTAGCAACAATGGCCAGAAAGAGAAGGAAACTGGACTTCGGCAAGCCTCTCCTGGCAGAGCCTCCCGAAGCCCCTGGCAGAGAGCTTGGCGGGAACAACTCCCCTTTGATCGGTGAGAAGCACCCTCCCGCCAAACTACCAATCCTTGTGGTTGAGGCATGCACTCCCGTGAATGAGGACGTGCCGCTGGTCCTCGTTGTCGAGCCGCAGGCTCCATCTTGGGCATGACACATCGttcgtttcctccaaacaggagaacttccctaagagcaagaagaagctgaaaaagtagcccggagggccagtatgtatcagttcgtTGACGACACGCTATACAGAagaaggcccaacggtgtgaagcTGAAGTGCATTTGCCGGGAAGACAGAAAGGAACTACTGGCAGAGATGCACAAGGGTAGGTGTGGCTCCCACATCGGATCAAGGGCCTTGGTTGGGAAAGCTTTCCCGCAAGGTTTCTAccggcccacagccctccaagatgcaatTGAGCCAGTCACCAAGTGTAAAGCCTGCCAGTTCTGCTCCAAGAATATCCATCAGCCTGCTCAAGCTCTCCAAATGATCCATTTGtcatggccatttttggtctgggggctcgacatcttgggccccttcccccgtgctaccGGGGGCTTTGAACTCTTGTTCatcgcaatcgacaagtttacaaagtggccgaaAGTGCAGCCCGTGAGAAAGATGACCGcacagtcagctatcaagttcttgaaaggattggtgtgccgctTCAGGGTACCTGCCCgaatcatcaccgacaatggcacccaATTCACAAGCCACGCTATCATGAAATACATTCATGCCTTtggaagcaagatctcatttgcctctgttgcccatcccagaagcaatggacaagctgagagggcaaatgctgaagtgctgcgaggcctcaagacaagaacatttgataagctacagaagtgcggcaggcgatggatcgacgagctg is drawn from Aegilops tauschii subsp. strangulata cultivar AL8/78 chromosome 1, Aet v6.0, whole genome shotgun sequence and contains these coding sequences:
- the LOC141029306 gene encoding uncharacterized protein, translating into MPFGLKNAGSTFAREVQIGFESQLHRNIQAYMDDIVLKTKDRMTLIQDLEDTFANLRRINLKTNPEKCVFGVPSGKLLGFFVSHRGIEPNPDKIKAIKQIQAPKTVKDVRCLTGCVAAQSSAALVAQQEVDEAAAATIIPSGEEIKPIQAKSGAVQGKGEQGSRDSSKITVRKKVVQRPVYFVSSLLQRARSSFGLKFGSTTIQSRALAELIAEWMPTPDEEVLETVIPGAGVLLIAPTGEHLKYVVQMHFPWEKATNNTAEYEGLLAGLRIAIELGIKKLIIRGDSQLVVRQVNKDYQSQLMKTYVKEVRKLEERFDGLQTEHVPRAENSIADHLSKWVAKKLPVEPGTFVLHLTQPSMSLATMARKRRKLDFGKPLLAEPPEAPGRELGGNNSPLIGEKHPPAKLPILVVEACTPVNEDVPLVLVVEPQAPSWA